In Roseofilum reptotaenium CS-1145, the genomic window TGGGGAGGCAACTGAGCCGATATCCCAATTGGCGATCGCCCCTTTAATCTGCACTCTATTGGACATCTCGCCCGCACCAGCGATGCTCAAATCTGCACAAGCTTTATCCCTCACCGCTTCTTAAACCCATTTGATTATTCCTACTTTCAGGAGAACCTCATGCATTATCGATTCAATCCACAATTGAGTTCTAGAGTCACAAAAGTTACTCATTCTGCTTTAGTATTGGCGATCGCCGGACTTGCTTCCTGTGCTTCTAACGTGGAAACCACAACGACTGCTGGGACTACCGCCACCAGAGCTGAAGGCAGTTGTCCTGCCATTACCCTCGCTGATGCCCAAGGCATTGGTGAAGGAAAATATCCCCAGCAATACGACTTACAGAACTATGAAGCCGAAACGGGATGTGAGATGGCTTTCGTCGCTAACCCAGAAATTGAGGATCTCAATGGGGAAATTCAAGGCAACGCTGACCTCCCCTCCATAGATGAAAGAATCCCGAACGAGCCATTAGTTGTCGTTCCCTATGAAGAAATTGGTCAATATGGGGGCATCCTAGCTGGACTCTCCAAAGCCACAGAATCTGGAACTTCAGACCTGCTCTCTACTCGCCATGTGAACCTCTTCCGCTATTCCGACGACCTAAAAACCTTAGTTCCCAATATCGCTCGCGACTTTGAATGGAACGATGATTACACCGTTCTCACGGTTTATCTACGAGAAGGACACAAGTGGTCAGATGGCGAACCCTTCACGGCTGAAGATATTGTCTTTTGGTATAACAACGTCCTAGCGAATAAAACCCTATACTCGAATGGTATCCCCGATCGCTTCCTCGTCAACGGCCAACCCATGGCAGTAGAAGCGGTTAATCCCACCACAGTTACCTTTACTCTCTCCCAAGCCAAACCCGGTTTAACTTCCTTATTTGCCACCGACTACGCTCAACCGTTTCTACCCAAACATTTCTTAGGCAAATACCACCCCGATATTGACTCCAATGCTGAAAAGAACGCCAAAGATGATGGCTTTGAAAGCTGGGATGAAGCGTTTAACTTCTACTATGGCAGCAGTGACTGGAAAGATGTCCCCTCTCCTCTGCTCAAAGATACAGCTAAAGCCAATAGCTTAGAGCGAGCAGTAATGCCGACTTTAGAATCCCATATTGTCATTGCCGATACCGCAGAAGGTCGGCGTTTGGTGGCGAATCCCTATTTCCATCAAGTTGATACTACGGGACAACAACTCCCCTATATCAGCAGGATTGATGAGGTGTATGTGCCAGAGAAGGAAGTCCAGAACTTAAAACTCTCCAATGGGGAAGTGGTGTATAAATCTCAAGCTGTATTTGCTGAAGATTTGCCCGTATTGCAACAAAATGAAAGTAAAGGGAATTATAGTGTCAATCCCGTTCCCACTGTAGGGGAATCTATGGTGGTCTACTCCTTTAATGTCAACCACAAGGATGAAGGCTTGCGAGAGATTTTTGACGATCTTCGCTTCCGTCAAGCTGTCAGTCATGCCATGAATCGTGAGGAGATGAACGAGTTGGTGTATTTTGGGTTAGCTACTCCCGCCCAATATACAGGCATTGACCCGAATACAGTGGATTTTATCACGGAGGAGCAAAAGACCTA contains:
- a CDS encoding ABC transporter substrate-binding protein produces the protein MHYRFNPQLSSRVTKVTHSALVLAIAGLASCASNVETTTTAGTTATRAEGSCPAITLADAQGIGEGKYPQQYDLQNYEAETGCEMAFVANPEIEDLNGEIQGNADLPSIDERIPNEPLVVVPYEEIGQYGGILAGLSKATESGTSDLLSTRHVNLFRYSDDLKTLVPNIARDFEWNDDYTVLTVYLREGHKWSDGEPFTAEDIVFWYNNVLANKTLYSNGIPDRFLVNGQPMAVEAVNPTTVTFTLSQAKPGLTSLFATDYAQPFLPKHFLGKYHPDIDSNAEKNAKDDGFESWDEAFNFYYGSSDWKDVPSPLLKDTAKANSLERAVMPTLESHIVIADTAEGRRLVANPYFHQVDTTGQQLPYISRIDEVYVPEKEVQNLKLSNGEVVYKSQAVFAEDLPVLQQNESKGNYSVNPVPTVGESMVVYSFNVNHKDEGLREIFDDLRFRQAVSHAMNREEMNELVYFGLATPAQYTGIDPNTVDFITEEQKTYLIEYDPDKANELLDEMGLVDANGDGKRDRPNGQPLVINLQFATQGGAVKLHELFVQYLDDVGINMQLKEVTSDEYRASQASNDLDIMTWTKAYTSAFVAGSREPFFPPFGDYFSLTNGHLWAKYIETDGAEGLEPPEWVTELDQASTEYQKYTLGTPESNQLGKQIVDLLQSDLLFIGTVGNPAEPVYHRNDLGNFQEFTAKSYDYYWAYPYRPSQWFLK